One region of Cystobacter ferrugineus genomic DNA includes:
- the gshB gene encoding glutathione synthase — protein sequence MAALTFGFLMDPLESVRVDHDSTFALMLEAQRRGHQVRYFEQPWLHFNGSRAEARMRTVTVRREPGRAFDVLAEALQPLSELDVLFLRKDPPVDAEFIQATQMVELHNGRAPVFINNPTGIRDANEKLFGLRFPELMPETLIARDMAQLSRFVASHPAGTILKPVEGFGGQGIVFMQPGDRNLRSLLEVLTLGGRKAIVAQAYLPESRQGDKRIILVDGEPCGAVLRVPSQDDHRGNMAAGGTPVKTTLTAREREICARLKPSLQERGLYLVGIDVIGDWLTEVNVTSPTGLVEIDKLDDSNVEAKVIDLAERLAGSRK from the coding sequence ATGGCCGCGCTCACCTTCGGCTTCCTCATGGACCCCCTCGAGTCGGTGCGCGTGGATCACGACTCCACCTTCGCGCTCATGCTCGAGGCTCAGCGCCGTGGCCACCAGGTGCGCTACTTCGAGCAGCCCTGGTTGCACTTCAATGGCTCGCGCGCCGAGGCCCGCATGCGCACCGTCACCGTGCGCCGCGAGCCCGGCCGCGCCTTCGACGTGCTCGCCGAGGCGCTCCAGCCCCTGTCCGAGCTCGACGTCCTCTTCCTGCGCAAGGATCCGCCCGTCGACGCCGAGTTCATCCAGGCCACCCAGATGGTGGAGCTGCACAACGGCCGCGCGCCCGTCTTCATCAACAACCCCACCGGCATCCGCGACGCCAACGAGAAGCTCTTCGGCCTGCGCTTTCCGGAGCTGATGCCCGAGACGCTCATCGCGCGCGACATGGCGCAGCTCTCGCGCTTCGTCGCCAGCCACCCCGCGGGCACCATCCTCAAGCCGGTGGAGGGCTTCGGCGGCCAGGGCATCGTCTTCATGCAGCCGGGAGACCGGAACCTGCGCTCGCTCCTGGAGGTGCTCACGCTCGGAGGCCGCAAGGCGATCGTCGCCCAGGCCTACCTGCCCGAGAGCCGCCAGGGCGACAAGCGCATCATCCTCGTGGACGGCGAGCCGTGTGGCGCCGTGCTGCGTGTGCCCTCCCAGGACGATCACCGGGGCAACATGGCCGCTGGCGGCACCCCCGTGAAGACCACGCTCACCGCGCGCGAGCGGGAGATCTGCGCGCGGCTCAAGCCCTCGCTCCAGGAGCGGGGCCTGTACCTGGTGGGCATCGACGTCATCGGCGACTGGCTCACCGAGGTGAACGTCACCAGCCCCACGGGCCTCGTGGAGATCGACAAGCTGGATGACAGCAACGTCGAGGCGAAGGTCATCGACCTCGCCGAGCGGCTGGCGGGCTCGCGCAAGTAG
- a CDS encoding DUF559 domain-containing protein → MPSPRPEPAAPPALERHQRRREQGIPTLTVLSGPPGAALALWRRWLDARGQALCVCPGTTPEGLLREWMKVLGQARPLTTDAAEHLGAAAGLSPGELSSRLKGKTAHERGVLLQALLPSLAPGDVSATCRALLQLPQVVPNSTGPLDAVLAACEGDALRALGAVHALVPGGAAPGILMPDPGTVGWLEQAARLCARACESVPSLVVALQAERSGLEAYLRGPESHTRALVREGRVELATPSAEELMRRMEALGVQKARALEAPLRRLAADGVPDEVITRYGEAARKLEEAARQPEAADRARSEAERFLFALLDSMPATQGLFELNARAEFLLRGRAVEVDFLSRRLRLAIEVDGYHHFREPERYRRDRRKDLALQKHGYWVLRFLADDVVARLEEIRDTMLEVVSIRRQDLEGPAP, encoded by the coding sequence ATGCCCTCGCCCCGCCCCGAGCCCGCCGCTCCCCCCGCCCTGGAGCGGCACCAGCGCCGACGCGAGCAGGGCATTCCCACCCTCACGGTGCTCTCGGGCCCCCCCGGGGCCGCCCTGGCCCTGTGGCGCCGCTGGCTCGACGCGCGCGGCCAGGCCCTGTGCGTCTGCCCCGGCACCACCCCGGAAGGCCTGCTGCGCGAGTGGATGAAGGTGCTCGGGCAGGCGCGCCCGCTCACCACCGATGCGGCGGAGCACCTCGGGGCCGCCGCGGGGCTGAGCCCGGGCGAGCTGTCCTCCCGCCTGAAGGGGAAGACGGCGCACGAGCGCGGCGTCCTGCTCCAGGCGCTGCTTCCCTCCCTGGCTCCCGGGGATGTGTCCGCCACGTGCCGCGCCCTGCTCCAGCTTCCACAAGTTGTCCCCAACTCCACCGGGCCCCTGGACGCGGTGCTCGCCGCGTGTGAGGGGGATGCACTGCGCGCGCTCGGGGCGGTGCATGCGCTCGTGCCGGGCGGCGCGGCGCCGGGGATCCTGATGCCGGACCCGGGCACGGTGGGGTGGCTCGAGCAGGCGGCCCGCCTCTGCGCCCGGGCGTGCGAGAGCGTGCCCTCGCTCGTGGTGGCGCTCCAGGCCGAGCGCTCCGGGTTGGAGGCGTACCTGCGCGGCCCGGAGAGCCATACCCGGGCGCTGGTGCGCGAGGGCCGGGTGGAGCTGGCGACGCCGTCCGCCGAGGAGCTGATGCGGCGGATGGAAGCACTGGGCGTGCAGAAGGCCCGAGCCCTGGAGGCCCCCCTGCGACGGCTGGCGGCCGACGGGGTTCCGGACGAGGTGATCACCCGCTATGGCGAGGCGGCCCGGAAGCTCGAGGAGGCGGCGCGGCAGCCCGAGGCGGCGGACCGGGCGCGCAGCGAGGCCGAGCGCTTCCTCTTCGCCCTGCTCGACTCGATGCCAGCCACCCAGGGACTCTTCGAGCTCAATGCCCGGGCGGAGTTCCTGCTCCGGGGCCGGGCGGTGGAGGTGGACTTCCTCTCGCGCCGGCTGCGGCTGGCCATCGAGGTGGACGGCTACCACCACTTCCGGGAGCCGGAGCGCTACCGGAGGGATCGGCGCAAGGATCTGGCGCTGCAGAAACATGGCTACTGGGTGCTGCGCTTCCTGGCGGACGACGTGGTGGCCAGGCTCGAGGAAATCCGCGACACTATGTTGGAAGTAGTATCGATCCGGCGACAGGACCTCGAAGGTCCAGCGCCGTGA
- a CDS encoding tRNA1(Val) (adenine(37)-N6)-methyltransferase — translation MSTPPSPSDETLDSIGTAGVRVWQRRGGYRFTLDAVLLAAFAATEGGQVEGPVLELGAGSGVVSFLLARQFGLGPVDALELQPEVHARLARAVVLNTCEGRVRPVLGDLREARTSWAPGAYAHVVSNPPFRPAHAGVRSPDDERAVSKQELTCDAAAVVAAARHSLPPGGRVSLIYPAARVAEVLGLLSAARLHPMALRFVHARAGAPATRFLVHAVRDRQRGLAVRPPLLAHGEGPGGYSPEVAALMEPPRAERPAPLWEGHGGE, via the coding sequence GTGAGCACTCCTCCTTCTCCTTCCGACGAGACGCTCGACTCGATTGGCACCGCGGGCGTGCGCGTGTGGCAGCGCCGTGGCGGCTACCGCTTCACCCTGGACGCGGTGCTCCTGGCGGCCTTCGCGGCCACCGAGGGGGGACAGGTGGAGGGCCCGGTGTTGGAGCTCGGGGCGGGCAGTGGCGTGGTGTCCTTCCTGCTCGCGCGCCAGTTCGGCCTTGGCCCCGTGGATGCGCTGGAGTTGCAGCCCGAGGTGCATGCGCGCCTCGCCCGCGCCGTGGTGCTCAACACCTGCGAGGGGCGGGTGCGGCCGGTGCTCGGGGATCTGCGCGAGGCCCGGACGTCCTGGGCCCCGGGGGCGTACGCGCACGTGGTGTCCAATCCGCCCTTCCGTCCGGCCCACGCGGGGGTGCGCAGCCCGGACGACGAGCGGGCCGTGTCCAAGCAGGAGCTGACGTGCGACGCGGCCGCGGTGGTGGCCGCCGCCCGGCACTCGCTGCCTCCGGGAGGGAGGGTGAGCCTCATCTACCCGGCGGCGCGGGTGGCCGAGGTGCTCGGGCTGCTGAGCGCGGCGCGGCTCCACCCCATGGCCCTGCGCTTCGTGCATGCGCGCGCGGGTGCTCCCGCCACGCGCTTCCTCGTGCACGCGGTGCGCGACCGGCAGCGGGGGCTCGCGGTGCGTCCTCCCCTGCTCGCCCATGGCGAGGGGCCGGGGGGCTACTCCCCCGAGGTGGCGGCCCTCATGGAGCCGCCCCGGGCCGAGCGCCCCGCCCCGCTCTGGGAGGGGCACGGCGGGGAGTGA